The Cyclobacterium amurskyense genome contains the following window.
GTAAAAGGGCATTTTTTATTTAAGATAATTTTCCACAATTTTGTTACCCCCTAAAAAAGGAGTATTCACGATTTTTCAACTTTCGGTTAAAATAAATTCAATGAATTCAGAGGCTAATGCTATATGGACTGAATGTTTGCGGGTGGTCGAAAAACACGTCAATGAACAGAGTTTTTCGACTTGGTTTAAACCAATAATCCCTGCACGAATCGATGGATCTGTACTTACCATACAAGTCCCAAGTCAATTTTTCTACGAATGGCTGGAAGACAATTATGTTGAAGTATTAAAATTAGCCATCAAAACTATTTTAGGGGCTCAGGGCAAATTAGAATATGCTGTAGTAGTAGACAAAGGGAATTCACAAAACCAACCTTATATGGTTAGTTATCCCCAAGGAGTAAACAGCCCTGCAGCCATCAAAAAAAAGGAAAACCTTGCATCCGCACACAGTCCTTTTGATCTTTCTAGTTTGGATGAACAAACAACCTTACAATCCAACCTTAATTCCACTTATACCTTCAGCTCTTTTATTGAAGGTGATTGTAATCGTCTTGCCCGATCTGCAGGATTTGCGGTAGCCAATAAACCTGGAATCACCTCATTTAACCCATTGATGGTGTATGGTGGTGTAGGTTTAGGAAAAACGCATCTCGTACAGGCCATCGGAAATGAAATCAAAAATGGTCCTGATGAAAAGTTTGTACTCTATGTTTCTTCAGAAAAATTTGTCAATCAGTTTATGGATGGCATTAAAGATGGAAACATCAAATCTTTTACAAACTTTTACATGCAAGTGGATGTACTGATCATCGATGACATCCAATTTCTGGCTGGAAAAGGTAGAACCCAAGAGATGTTTTTCCACATTTTCAACCATCTGCATCAAAATAAAAAGCAAATCATCATGACCTCTGATTGTGCTCCTAAGGACTTAATGGGCTTAGAAGAACGATTACTCTCCCGGTTTAAATGGGGGCTCACGGCAGATTTGCAAATGCCTGATTTCGAAACAAGAATAGCGATAATCAGAAAGAAAATGCAGTCAGAAGGAATAGATATTCCTGATAATGTGATTGAATACCTTGCTTACACTGTTGACACTAATGTAAGGGAACTTGAAGGAGTCATGATTTCTTTGATCGCCCATGCTTCATTGAGCAGGGTCGAAATCAGTCTTGAATTGGCCAAGACAATCATGAAAAACATTATCAAAGACATTGAGACTGAAGTGAGCATAGAGTTTATTCAAAAATCCTGTGCAGACTATTACGGTATCAAGGTAGAAAACCTGAAAGCCAAAACCAGAAAAAAGGAAATAGTAATTGCCCGACAAGTTGCAATGTATTTTAGCAAGGAGTTTACCAACCATTCATTAAAATCTATCGGTTATCATTTTGGAGGAAGAGACCATAGTACAGTAATTCATGCCGTTCAAGCTGTTAATGATCTTATGGAAACAGAGCCATCTTTTAGAAATGCAGTGCAGGAGCAGAAAAAACAATTTAAGATCAGGTCCTACTAATTGAACCTATCAAATCTTTATGCTTAAACCATCCCTTTTTAATGGCTTTCTGTAAAAGGATACTTTTTAAAACTTGAATTACCCATGGCCGTTTTTTCATAACTACCAATACAGAATTCTTGAAAATCCGCTTTAAAATAAGGTGCTTCTGGAAACAAATCGAGCTGGTCTAGAGGTTGATTAAAAAAATACACCTTTGTGTTTCCATACTTGGTATGCGGCATAAAATCACCATAGGCCCGCATTTCCTCCCAATCTTCGCTATCTGTAAATACTGCAAAAATTCTAACCACCGGACCAGTATTGTTTTCATTTCTGTAACTGGCTAATTCTGTGTAGTTACCCTTCAGGTCCTTAACCCCTGGCTGACTCAAGCTTTGGTAAACAATCACCATTAAAAGCCCACCAACCAAGACAGCAAGTAAATAAATAA
Protein-coding sequences here:
- the dnaA gene encoding chromosomal replication initiator protein DnaA, whose product is MNSEANAIWTECLRVVEKHVNEQSFSTWFKPIIPARIDGSVLTIQVPSQFFYEWLEDNYVEVLKLAIKTILGAQGKLEYAVVVDKGNSQNQPYMVSYPQGVNSPAAIKKKENLASAHSPFDLSSLDEQTTLQSNLNSTYTFSSFIEGDCNRLARSAGFAVANKPGITSFNPLMVYGGVGLGKTHLVQAIGNEIKNGPDEKFVLYVSSEKFVNQFMDGIKDGNIKSFTNFYMQVDVLIIDDIQFLAGKGRTQEMFFHIFNHLHQNKKQIIMTSDCAPKDLMGLEERLLSRFKWGLTADLQMPDFETRIAIIRKKMQSEGIDIPDNVIEYLAYTVDTNVRELEGVMISLIAHASLSRVEISLELAKTIMKNIIKDIETEVSIEFIQKSCADYYGIKVENLKAKTRKKEIVIARQVAMYFSKEFTNHSLKSIGYHFGGRDHSTVIHAVQAVNDLMETEPSFRNAVQEQKKQFKIRSY